In Dermacentor andersoni chromosome 4, qqDerAnde1_hic_scaffold, whole genome shotgun sequence, the following proteins share a genomic window:
- the LOC126535803 gene encoding phosphatidylinositol 3,4,5-trisphosphate 3-phosphatase TPTE2-like — MVKYTQFANESMEQIGATSSNGTTGQEASEVVVIEKSHQLNSSAFDQPSEQIPRHAMLKRFVEHLGFRLFSFSLIIIDISVLIADLCQPNKPAHAENAYDIVALCFVSFFVLEILFRIYAQGTGEFLKRWYNAVDFIVVMLSFVATVAYVSVEISGYYKLLVIGRVVRIVGLLRIYTEKKNLTKGARLMVSENKRRYRQDGFDLDLVYVTDRIIAMSYPSSGKMSWYRNPIQEVERFFSTKHPNHYRIYNMCSERTYDNSHFNGCIERYLIDDHNVPLLRDAAEFVAKAQAFLNENPENVVAVHCKGGKGRTGTMICMLLMHNGLFESAQASLEYFGNVRTDKTVGTKFQGVETPSQSRYVEYFQEVKEKHDGVVPDEVSLKVKEIRIYKLSGVGQGTGTDFSCEVFEAKSKVFEMDFGRQMNCQVHYRSEADVLEVSPINFPVVKGDVKFKFSCQSPSVPRGYEDCPFYFWFHTSFIKDNKLFLPRDVLDNPHKPKTWKVYDAGFAVELLFTNPS, encoded by the exons ATGGTGAAGTACACGCAATTCGCAAACGAAAGCATGGAGCAAATAGGCGCGACGAGTAGCAACGGAACTACCGGCCAAGAAGCATCGGAGGTGGTCGTGATTGAGAAAAGTCACCAGCTGAACAGCAGCGCTTTTGATCAGCCCAGCGAGCAAATCCCAAG GCATGCAATGCTAAAGAGATTTGTGGAACACCTTGGATTCAG ACTCTTCAGTTTTTCTCTAATTATTATTGACATAAGTGTGCTGATAGCAGACTTATGTCAACCAAACAAGCCGGCACATGCTGAGAATGCATATGACATTGTGGCACTatgctttgtttctttctttgtcctcGAGATCCTCTTTCGGATATATGCTCAAGG TACTGGAGAGTTCCTGAAGCGTTGGTACAATGCTGTGGACTTCATTGTAGTCATGCTGTCGTTTGTTGCCACAGTTGCATATGTCTCTGTCGAAATATCCGGATACTACAA GCTTCTGGTAATTGGTCGAGTGGTTCGCATAGTTGGCCTCCTTCGAATCTacactgaaaagaaaaatttgaccAAGGGCGCCAGACTCATGGTGTCCGAGAATAAGCGACGGTACAGGCAAGATGGCTTCGATCTTGACCTTGTTTATGTGACTG ATAGGATCATTGCAATGTCATATCCATCATCTGGAAAGATGTCATGGTATAGAAACCCAATTCAA GAAGTGGAGAGATTTTTCAGCACAAAACATCCAAACCACTACCGCATCTACAATATGTGCA GTGAACGAACCTATGACAACAGCCACTTCAATGGTTGTATTGAACGTTACTTAATTGATGATCACAACGTACCTTTACTTAG GGATGCAGCAGAGTTTGTGGCAAAGGCTCAAGCGTTCTTGAATGAGAATCCTGAAAATGTAGTGGCTGTGCATTGTAAAGGCGGCAAAGGAAGGACAGGAACAATGATTTGTATGCTGCTCATGCACAATGGCCTTTTTGAATCTGCCCAG GCAAGTCTGGAATACTTTGGAAATGTCCGCACAGACAAGACCGTTGGGACCAAGTTTCAGGGTGTTGAGACCCCTAGTCAG AGCCGCTACGTAGAATACTTTCAGGAAGTGAAGGAGAAGCATGATGGAGTGGTGCCTGATGAGGTTTCATTAAAAGTCAAAGAAATAAGGATCTACAAGTTGTCAG GGGTTGGACAAGGCACAGGAACAGACTTTTCATGTGAAGTCTTTGAAGCCAAGTCCAAGGTGTTCGAGATGGACTTTGGACGTCAAATGAACTGTCAG GTGCACTACCGTTCTGAAGCTGACGTTCTTGAAGTGAGTCCCATTAACTTCCCTGTTGTTAAAGGGGACGtgaaattcaagttttcctgccaaaGT CCATCTGTGCCTCGAGGTTATGAAGACTGCCCGTTTTACTTCTGGTTCCACACCAGCTTCATCAAAGACAACAA GCTGTTCTTGCCGAGAGACGTTCTTGATAACCCTCACAAGCCGAAGACGTGGAAGGTGTACGACGCCGGCTTTGCGGTCGAGCTACTTTTCACCAATCCGTCCTGA